The genomic window TCACCCATGGCTGGATCACGACAGTTACCTGCATATCGATCCGCTGATGCTCGACGATTACATCGTCAGTGAAGCCCTTAAGCGTGATGGCAATATTGGCAGGGTTTCGCTGACCGTCAGTCGACAGATCAAGCGGCTTACGCTCGATGTCCGCTGCATGACCCTCTCCGAAAAGCAGGCCATCTGCGACTGCCTTCCCTGAAGGCAGGTCACGCCTCTGGTCATGAGGACACGCTCCATGGTTGTAAGACAAGAGCGAAAGCGCGGCTCTGCCGAATCCTGCAAAACGCTCCGCACTTTAGAATTTGTCAGGTAAAACCGGGGTCCAAACGCAAAACTTCATTTGCGTGTTTTCCCTGACGCGTACAAGGCGAGAACAATCAATAGGTGTGTTTCGTGGCACGCTGATTGTGTGGAGCGCCTGCCGCGCCCGCCACCACATGAACGGATATTTATACAGGTAAATGTCCATAAGTTGTATTATGGTGCAATTTCTCCAGCTTCGCGCAACCTGAATCCCTTGTAAATGACCGATATTCTTCTCAAGGGTGCAGCATGGTCTCCACATCCCTCAGCTACAATCTGATCGTCCGTGACATGAAGAAGGCGCTGGACCATGTGTCCAAACAACCCGAAGTGGCGCGAGATGCCGCCTATTATCAGGACAATATCGGCAAGGTCAAAACCGCCGACGAGTTTCTGAAGAACGACCGGTTGTATCGCTATGCGATGAAGGCCTTTGGCCTGGAAGACATGGCCTATGCCAAGGCCTTCATCGGCAAGGTATTGCGCAGCAATCTTTCCGATCCGGAAAGCTTTGCCAACAAGCTCACCGATACGCGCTACCGCGAGTTTGCCGCCGCCTTTTCCTTCACCGGCAGCAATGTCAAGGTGGTGCAGACGGCGACCCAGACGGATGAAACCATCGGCCTCTATACCAAGACGATCCAGCAGCAAGCCGACGGGATCAAGGAAGAGACCCGCTATTACAATGTGATGATGGACAAGGTGAAAAAGGCCGACGACATCCTCAACAATGACCGGCTCCGCGCCTATATGTTCGCAGTGTTCGACATCGACGAGCACAATTGGTCGCGCGATACGGTGCGCAAGCTGATGAGCAGCGATCCCAATGATCCCGGCAGCTATATCAACACCGTCTGGTCGGCGCGCCGCGACGACATCAGGACCCGGCTCGGTCAGTCGCAAACGGATCTGCAGACGGTTCGCGTCACGCTTGCCGACCTCACCGCCGAGCTGAAGGCTCCGGGAGCCGACCGGGTCAAGGTACAGGGCATGATCGATCAGCAAAACGTGCTGCTGAAGTCGATCGCCTCGAAAATTGCCAGCTACAACAATTCGATTGCGGCCATCGGCAAATATTACGATCTCGCCGCCGCCTACCAGTTTTCGGCCAATGGTACACTGGCGCCCGGCGTCATGGCGCAGACCGATGCGGAGAAGAAGAAAGCCAACGAGACCTATGTTTTCAAAAATCCACGGGTGACGCCGTCGGCCGCCCTGCTCAACAAGCAATATTTCGAGCAGAAGGTGGCGAGCGCCCGCAGTATCGACGAATTGTTTGCAAGCCCGCTGGATGACCGGATCTACAAGTTCCTGGATACGGCCTTCGGGATCGGGGCCCTGGTGCCTGCGACACTTGAAAACATCCTGACCAGCGACCGGGACCCCAACAATCTGAAGAGCTATGTCAACATGGCCGGGGCCAAGAAGCAGCAATATCGCAACCTGATGAATGCCTTCAACTTCAATCGCGACGGCACGCTCAATCCCGGTGTTGCCGCCCAGACCGCAGCCCAGACCAAGCTGACCACCAATTTCTACATGGGGGCCTATAATGACGCGGATGACGCCGCCGACGAGGCGGCGATCAACCAGTTCAAGCGTAACCTGCCGACCGTCAAGGACCTCGACACCTTCATGCGCACCGCCAATGTCTACAATTTCGCCCTGAAGGCGGTGGGCCTTGATCCCGCCGCGGAAAATACCCTGACCATCCGCAATGTGCTGACCAGCGACCTGCAGAATCCGAAAAGCTATGTCTACCGCTTGAAGGATGAGCGCTATCTGAAACTGGCGCGCGAGTTCAACTTCGATGCCAAGGGCAAGCCTTCCGAGCCGCTGGTGGCCCAGAGCGACATCACCATTACCCAGACCGCCAAGCAATATATCGTCGAGAAGCTGAAATTCGCCTCCAATGCAGACAAGGGGGCAACCCGCACCAAGGCCGAAAAAGAAGCGAAATATTACCAGGACACGATCGGCAAGATCAAAACCGTCGACCAGTTGCTCGGTGACCGCAAGCTGCTGAATGTGGTGATGACGGCCAAGGGAATCGACCCGACCAGGGTGACGGATGCCTATCTCAAGAAAATCTTCAAGTCGGACCTGAAGGACCCGAAGAGTTTTGCCAATTCGGAACGGGATCTCCGGTTTTCGGAACTTGCGGCCTCCTTCAATTTCGATGCCCGGGGCAATCTGGCCCATGCGGCAATATCAGGCGTCCAGGGCCTCGGGCAATTGCTGGAGACCCAGCACAATTATCTGCAGCAGGCACTGGAAAGCCAGCAGGGCGAGGACAATCCGGGGGTTCGGCTGGCGCTCTATTTCGAACGCAAGGCGGGCGATATCCGCTCGGCCTATGACATCCTGGCCGATGGCGCGTTGTCCAAGGTGTTTCGCACCGCCTTCAGGCTGCCCGACGAGGTCGCCAACATGAAGATCGAGCAGCAGGCCAAGGTGGTCGACAAATATCTGAACCTCAAGGATCTCTCCGACCCCCAGAAGCTGAAATCCTTCATCAACCGCTTCAACGCGATGTATGACATGCAGAATGACCAGGCCGACAGCAATGCGGCGCTGGCCACCTTGTCGCGCGGTGGCGGCGCAGGTGGCATCAGCAGCAGTACGCTGATGGCCCTCTCCCAGCTCGGGCGGCGATAGGACGCCCTTGGCGGATAGTGCGGATCACGCCGTGCCGGATGCCCGGCGCGACCAGTGCGCGGCGATGAGGGTCTTGATCAGGATCACCAGCGCCACCAGCAGGATCAGGATCACCGAAATCGCGGCAATGGCGGGATCGATATTGTCGCGCAGCCCCATCCACATCATCCGGGGCAGGGTGATGGCATTGACGGAGGTGATGAACAGCGTCACGCCGATTTCCTCCCAGGAGAGCACGAAGGCGAGGAAAGCCGCCGTCAGCACGCCGAGGCGGATATTCGGCAGGATCACCCGGACCACCCGGGTCCAGATGCCGGCCCCGAAGCCGCGGGCGGCGAGATCGATGCGCCGGTCGATCTGCGACAGCGACACTAGGATCAGCACCACCGCATAGGGCGCGATCATCACCGCATGGGCCAGCGCCACGCCGAGCGGCGTGTCATAGCCGACGAAATCATTGACCTTCGACAGCGCGGTCAGGAAGAAATACAGGGTGATCGCCGAGACCACCGGTGGCGCCACCATCGGCACCAGCACGAAGCCGATCATCAGTCCGGCAAAAGACGGCCGGAACATCCAGATGCCGAGACTGAAGCCCAGCGCCAGCGTGGTGGACAGCAGGCAACTCAGAAATGCGATCCGGATGCTGAGCCAGGCCGCCTCCAGCCAGGCCGGATCGGTAATCAGCGTCTGGTAATGGACAAGCGACCACACCCCGTGCGGCATCGACAGGAAGCGGGCAGGGGTAAAGGAAACCGGCGCCACGGCAATGAGCGGCATCAGCAGGAACAGGGCAACGAAGGCGGCAAGAATGTGGGCAAGCGGACCGGGCCTATACATCGCGCATCCTCACTTCAGCATCGCACGGGGTCGGGCATAGCGCATCAGCAGCCCCAGCAGCAGGCCGACGATGGCCATCATCAGCACGCTGATGGCTGCCCCCATGCCCCAGTCGGGGCTCTGGAAAATCCTGAGGTAAATCAGCTCCGCCGCCATCACCGAGCGCCCGCCACCGAGAATGGTGGGGGTGATGAAGAAGCCGAGCGCGAAGACGAAGACCATGATTGCCGCCCCCAGCACGCCGGAGCCAGTCATCGGCAGATAGATCTGCCAGAAGCTGCGCCGTGCCGAAGCGCCCATGCCGCGCGCGGCGAGCAGCACGCGCTCATCCAGCGTGCGCATCGAGGAAGAAATCGGAAAGACCGCAAAAGGCAGCAGAAAATGCACCATGCCCAGCACCACGCCGAATTCATTGCGCACCAGCGTCAGCGGTTCGGAAATGATCCCGAGTTCCGTCAGCCAGGTGTTGATCAGCCCGCGATTGGACAGCAGCGCCACCCAGCCAAAGGCGCGGGTGAGAACGGAAATCCAGAAGGGAATGAGAATGCACAGTTCGGCCAGAAGCCGCTGGACAGGCGTGCCGCGCACCCAGATATAGGCAATTGCATAGGCTGCGATCACCGAGAGAACCGCGACAATCAGGCAGATGCGGAAGGTGCGGACAAGCACCGACAGGATCAGCGGATCGGTGACGGCACTGGCATAATTGCCAAGCCCGGGTTGCGGCAGCGTCACGCTCCATTCCACGATCCCCAGAAACGGCACGATATAGGCCGCGAGCAGGAACAGCATCAGGGGGGCGATAAGGGCCAGGGGCTTGAGAGCCGCAGTCATAAGGGACTCCAGGACGAGGGGCGGGCGAAGATGCCGCGCAATCCGGTCGCCCGGTCGCAGGCATGAGAACCCCTTCCGCCGCGACGGCGGCGGAAGGGGCGATCACTCAGGCCGAGATGATCTTGGTATAGGCATCGAGTGCCGCGCCATAATTGGTCTCGTACCAGCCCATGTCGAGCGCAATCTGCTTCTTCATGTTGGCGGGATCGACGGGGTTGATCCGCGCCTTTTCGGGCGGCAGCAGCGCATCGGCGGCGGGGTTGGCCGGGCCCTGGCCGAGCATGTCGAACATCACCAGCTGTTTTGCCGGATCCTGGGCGGCGGCGATGAATTTCATCGCGGCCTCCTTGCCGCCGGGATTGCCCTTCAGTACGGCCAGAGCGCCGGGCGAAATCAGGCCCTGATCCCAGACGAACTTGATCTGGCCGCCGGAATCCTTCTCGATCAGGCTGGCACGGGTCGACCAGATCAGCGCCATCGAGGCTTCGCCATTCAGCAGCACAGACTGGCTTTCCGCCCCGCCGCCCCAGTAGGAGACGACATGGTCCTTGAGCGACGCAATCTTCTTGTGGGCGCGGTCGAGGTCGAGCGGATAGAGCTTGTCGGCGGCAACGCCATCGGCGAGCAGGGCAGCTTCCCACATTGCCGCACCCCATTTGTAGAGCGCGCGCTTGCCGGGGAATTTCTCGACATCGAAGAAATCCGCCATGCCTGTCGGCACCTTGTCGCCAAATTTCGAGGAATCATAGGCGATCACATAGGAGAAGAAATAGGTGGAGGCGGCATATTCCCAGCCGAAGCCGTCGCGCATCTTCTTCTTGTCGACGACAGTATAGTCGATCGGTTCCATCAGGCCCTTCTTGCCGAGCGACTGGGCGGAGAAGGGATCGGCATCGACGAGGTCCCAGCTCGGCTTGCCGCTCTTGACCTGCGCCTCGATGGCACCTTCCGTCGGGCCGGAGCCATCCTCCTTGACGGTAATGCCGGTCTCCCTGGCAAAAGCTGCGCCATAGGCAGCATCATAGGCCTTGCCGGCATCACCGCCCCAGTTGACGAGCACCAGTTCATTGGCGGCGGCAAGCGCCCCCCTGGCCTTCAGCGCCAATGGCAGGCCAGCCAGCAGCACGGCGGCAAGCTGCGTGAATTTCCGCCGTGAAATTTCACCGCTGTCGGCTTTCCCGGACAATATTTCCAGGCATTCCTGTTCGAATTTCTCAGTCATCCTGTTCACCCCTGTTGTTGTTTTTTGCACGTCATACCGGCGGCATCACCGCCGCCGGCAATCTCACAGAAAGTAACCGCGATCCCGGGGCCAGCTGGCCCGGACAACCGTGCCAGGCGCAAAACCGGCAGGCACCTGATGGGTCGGCAGCTCCGCCACCAGCGGCGCACCCGCCGATGTCTCGGTGGCAAAGCGCGTGACCGCACCCAGATAGGTCATCGAACGGATCGAAACCGGCAGCGCATTGGCCTCGGCGGGCGGGGTGACCGACAGCGTGACATATTCCGGACGAATGGCAAAACTGGCACTGGCCTGACCGGCCGGTGCGGCCAGCCGGATGGTCTCGCCGCCATGCCGGGCGAAGCTGCCATCCGCGTCGCTGCCATTGCCATCAACCGGCAGAATATTGATATCGCCCAGAAATTCCGCAACAAAACGGTTGGCGGGCTGGTCATAGACCTGTCGCGGGCTTGCCACCTGCTGCAAGCAGCCATGGTTGAAGATCGCCACCCGCGTCGACAGCGCCAGCGCTTCCGACTGGTCATGGGTGACGAAGACGAAGGTGGTGCCGGTGTCCTGATGCAGCCTGCGCATTTCCTCCTGCATCGCGCCGCGCAAATTCTTGTCGAGGGCGGAAAACGGTTCGTCGAGCAGCAGAACCGAGGGTTCGAAAGCGAGCGCCCGGGCGACCGCGACCCGCTGCTGCTGGCCACCGGAGAGATCGGCAGGCCGCTTGTGGGCGTGGCCGGTGAGACCGACCTTTTCGATCATCTGGCCGACCCTGGTGCGGATCTCGGCGGCGCTGCGGCCCTGGACCTGCAAGGGGAAGGCGATATTCTTCTCGACACTCATGTGGGGAAACAGCGCATAGCCCTGAAACACCATGCCGAAACCGCGCCGTTCGGCCGGCTGGCGGGTGATGTCGACACCATCTTTCACAAGTCTGCCCGCTGTCGCCTCGACGAAGCCTGCCAGCGTCATCAGGAATGTGGTCTTGCCGGAGCCGGACGGGCCGAGCAGGGTGAGGAATTCGCCGCGACCGATGGTCAGCGACACATCCTTCAATGCAAAGAAATTGCCATAGGCCTTACTGATGCCCGTTGCCGCGATTTCCGCCGCGCCGCCGCGTCTTTCCATAAGCAATCCCCCCTGGTCGCAAAGGCTAGGGGTGGAGGTGGTTGAAGGCAACTGAATAATTTTCCCGTTTCCGACAAAATATATTCACCTATCGACCCCCCGTCAGGTCCCCGGCCGGGAACTGGCGGGGAGCCGTTCCGCATCGCTGCTGGTCATTTCGGACTTGAGCCAGAAGCAGAAGGCCTTCACCGCCTCATGATCGGCGCGCTCCTGCGAGACCACCAGATAATAGGTGTTGGCGGAAGGAATGGTGCGGTCGAAGGGGCGG from uncultured Gellertiella sp. includes these protein-coding regions:
- a CDS encoding ABC transporter permease — its product is MYRPGPLAHILAAFVALFLLMPLIAVAPVSFTPARFLSMPHGVWSLVHYQTLITDPAWLEAAWLSIRIAFLSCLLSTTLALGFSLGIWMFRPSFAGLMIGFVLVPMVAPPVVSAITLYFFLTALSKVNDFVGYDTPLGVALAHAVMIAPYAVVLILVSLSQIDRRIDLAARGFGAGIWTRVVRVILPNIRLGVLTAAFLAFVLSWEEIGVTLFITSVNAITLPRMMWMGLRDNIDPAIAAISVILILLVALVILIKTLIAAHWSRRASGTA
- a CDS encoding ABC transporter substrate-binding protein; translation: MTEKFEQECLEILSGKADSGEISRRKFTQLAAVLLAGLPLALKARGALAAANELVLVNWGGDAGKAYDAAYGAAFARETGITVKEDGSGPTEGAIEAQVKSGKPSWDLVDADPFSAQSLGKKGLMEPIDYTVVDKKKMRDGFGWEYAASTYFFSYVIAYDSSKFGDKVPTGMADFFDVEKFPGKRALYKWGAAMWEAALLADGVAADKLYPLDLDRAHKKIASLKDHVVSYWGGGAESQSVLLNGEASMALIWSTRASLIEKDSGGQIKFVWDQGLISPGALAVLKGNPGGKEAAMKFIAAAQDPAKQLVMFDMLGQGPANPAADALLPPEKARINPVDPANMKKQIALDMGWYETNYGAALDAYTKIISA
- a CDS encoding ABC transporter permease; protein product: MTAALKPLALIAPLMLFLLAAYIVPFLGIVEWSVTLPQPGLGNYASAVTDPLILSVLVRTFRICLIVAVLSVIAAYAIAYIWVRGTPVQRLLAELCILIPFWISVLTRAFGWVALLSNRGLINTWLTELGIISEPLTLVRNEFGVVLGMVHFLLPFAVFPISSSMRTLDERVLLAARGMGASARRSFWQIYLPMTGSGVLGAAIMVFVFALGFFITPTILGGGRSVMAAELIYLRIFQSPDWGMGAAISVLMMAIVGLLLGLLMRYARPRAMLK
- a CDS encoding ABC transporter ATP-binding protein is translated as MERRGGAAEIAATGISKAYGNFFALKDVSLTIGRGEFLTLLGPSGSGKTTFLMTLAGFVEATAGRLVKDGVDITRQPAERRGFGMVFQGYALFPHMSVEKNIAFPLQVQGRSAAEIRTRVGQMIEKVGLTGHAHKRPADLSGGQQQRVAVARALAFEPSVLLLDEPFSALDKNLRGAMQEEMRRLHQDTGTTFVFVTHDQSEALALSTRVAIFNHGCLQQVASPRQVYDQPANRFVAEFLGDINILPVDGNGSDADGSFARHGGETIRLAAPAGQASASFAIRPEYVTLSVTPPAEANALPVSIRSMTYLGAVTRFATETSAGAPLVAELPTHQVPAGFAPGTVVRASWPRDRGYFL
- a CDS encoding DUF1217 domain-containing protein translates to MVSTSLSYNLIVRDMKKALDHVSKQPEVARDAAYYQDNIGKVKTADEFLKNDRLYRYAMKAFGLEDMAYAKAFIGKVLRSNLSDPESFANKLTDTRYREFAAAFSFTGSNVKVVQTATQTDETIGLYTKTIQQQADGIKEETRYYNVMMDKVKKADDILNNDRLRAYMFAVFDIDEHNWSRDTVRKLMSSDPNDPGSYINTVWSARRDDIRTRLGQSQTDLQTVRVTLADLTAELKAPGADRVKVQGMIDQQNVLLKSIASKIASYNNSIAAIGKYYDLAAAYQFSANGTLAPGVMAQTDAEKKKANETYVFKNPRVTPSAALLNKQYFEQKVASARSIDELFASPLDDRIYKFLDTAFGIGALVPATLENILTSDRDPNNLKSYVNMAGAKKQQYRNLMNAFNFNRDGTLNPGVAAQTAAQTKLTTNFYMGAYNDADDAADEAAINQFKRNLPTVKDLDTFMRTANVYNFALKAVGLDPAAENTLTIRNVLTSDLQNPKSYVYRLKDERYLKLAREFNFDAKGKPSEPLVAQSDITITQTAKQYIVEKLKFASNADKGATRTKAEKEAKYYQDTIGKIKTVDQLLGDRKLLNVVMTAKGIDPTRVTDAYLKKIFKSDLKDPKSFANSERDLRFSELAASFNFDARGNLAHAAISGVQGLGQLLETQHNYLQQALESQQGEDNPGVRLALYFERKAGDIRSAYDILADGALSKVFRTAFRLPDEVANMKIEQQAKVVDKYLNLKDLSDPQKLKSFINRFNAMYDMQNDQADSNAALATLSRGGGAGGISSSTLMALSQLGRR